The DNA sequence gtttgcatgtgatcaggggtgtactCATTCCACCTATTCTGTTGAAAAAGGTATCTTaaaatggaagcaaacggaacaaaaaggggataaacatacctgaatttgtccaatagaaacggTTGAACTAaggattacaccctagatcagctagatgcaggcaagagtgtgcaaggcagtattgaatgtgtcaatgtcggtcaccttgattactagaatttctcgacctgtgcacctacgttggaAACCTTCAaatcataggctaggttgtagcaacctcatgatgggtatagggaacatttgagtatcatgtagtagcctgaaCCTATCGGTGTTACATTGAGCTGAGAGAATGAGTGTCTTCCAATATgctataatagcaataaggccatgctcaaaaAAACAATAATATCGCCTTCCCTCATCTTAAAACGGCACGACCGCTTCtgatctgttggtcacatacctacaaaaaaaaaaaaaagtacgggcgtggatcagaaaaccagtcagtgtctggtgtgaccaccatttgcctcatgcaggataacacatctccttcgcatagagttgatcaggctgttgattgtggcctgtggaatgttgtcccactcctcttcaatggttgtgtgaagtttctggatattggggatacagtttgtgcagaaatgatttggttgtgcaaacccacagtttcagcagctatccgggtggctggtctcagacgatcccgcaggtttAGAAGCCGGATGTAGGATGtcctggcgtggttacacgtggtctgcggttgtgaggccggttggacctactgccaaattctctaaaacaacattggaggcagcttatggtagagaaattaacattaaattatctggcaactgcgctggtggacattcctgcagtcagcatgccaattgcacactccctacaatacttgagaaatctgtggcattgtgttgtgtgacaaaactgcacattttaaagttaacttttgtccccagcacaaggtgcacctgtgtaatgatcatgctgtttaaattcAGCCACTtgatgtcacacctgtcaggtggatggattatcttggcaaatgagaaatgctcacaaacagggatgtcaacaaatttgtgcacaaagtttgagagaaataaactttttctGTGTATgggaaatttctgggatcttatttctgctcatgaaacatgggaccaacactttacatgttacgtttatatttttgttcttggTGAAAATATATATTAGACTTGGATGCTTATTTGCACTATCAATGCACTATTTgcataaatgaaaaaaaaaaaaagattgtgcTGTCCAACACTAGCTGCATTTTTTATATCTGTTAATTGAAAATGTCTtcctgggggagagggagatcaAAACGAGAGAATGGGATTTTTCTTTCCGTGGCCAATTCTCTGCACAAGTCATCAAACAAACACCCCCCCCGCCTCCCCCGATACATGTATAAATATTATAATAGTCCCTTCCCTACTGAGACATTGACTTGTTCGCATTCTTATCTTTTATCATGTGTTATTGTTGCATTGAGGAGAAGGAACCTACATGTAACATTTCACTGGACAATGTATACCACGTGTGTCCTGTACATACGACTTAGAAAACTTCACTTGAAACATTAGgaagatattttggagatgaaTAGCAGCTGGATTATGACATATTTACTACCCTTTTGAGGGACTTTGATCTCCATGCAGCATTCCTTCCTTGAATAGGATATTAATAGATTATGCACTTGATAATTATGCAACAGACATGTTTATGACTGCTAGTGGACATTAGCTAAATAAAGCCGGTGTACTAATAACAGATGCAAAACACGATGCAATAGTTAACAGAGAAAGAGCATGCAGGACTGACATGTTGACTTTGGGACATATGCAACAGTAACATTGTCGATAAGGCTACATAAGAAGTGTGATATTCTTGCAGAGGAACCGTAGAGACTGTGAATGACAGCCAGCCGATGTTCTTTATTTCCTGGTCACAGAAACAATACGCATTAAAAGATGGTTTACAGAAATAGCAGTGAACTAACAGTgcgtgtggagtgtgtgtgtgaaacgtCAATTTTGTGATGGCCAGGTGAGCAGGTCCTTATTCAGCTGGCCCATCCCGATGTAGATGGTGTTTATTCTATCCAAGTGGTGCCATTAGACATTGTGTCTGCTGATATTTGGCTGTTTCTTTTCATCCAATAAattgtccctctcctctcgtcATCAACAGTGCAATCATTCTCAGTGATGCTAGAGCACTGGGGAGGAAAGAAGAGGCCAGGCCCTCCAAGATGGATGTGTGTTATTGTTTGTGTGATGACAGTGGGTTTCAATCAGGTCCTCCGCACCCTAATCCCAGGTAGAGCTTTTGAGATGCTGAGTCAGGTCCTGCTTCATCGATCCATCACCCCAGGCTAGCGGTGGGCAGGTGTAGTCCCCCTCTCCCCGGAGACACAGGAAACACCTGGCCTGCTCTCCTCGGGACTTCATCATCCCTCCGTCTCAGGCTGCTGGGAGCTCAACGTCGCCAAGCAGAAACTGTGAAAGCAGCACTTTTGTGCTCGTTTGTTGTCTGTACACAAGAATTAGGGAAGGTAGTGTGGCTCTCCCTCACCTCCCACACCTGCTCCCCCACCCCTACCTCTCTCGCCCAGGAAGAAAGGAAATGCACTGAATGGACCGCACACACAACTGCGTCAGAATTGCCTGAATCTGTACAAGGCAGACCACGTACATTTGTAGAATAAACCTCAATGACACCACCCTGTAATTACCAATGCATTTCATCTTTATGACGTCACCCCCAATTTTTCAAAGTGAATGCTCTTTCAATACAGCTTTTAAACACATCATTACTTTGATAGTGTGGTAAGAGAATGAGCAGTGGTTATAATTACATTTGAGGCTAGTAACAGGCCAGTGAGGGGCGAGAGTGTTTCTCCTGCAGCAGGTAGTCAATtagaggcagagggagacagtGCAGTAGCACAGTCCTCACCTCGGTTGCTCCTCCACTGAGGTGCTGTAAATAAAGTTTTATTACAGCACACTATCTGCTTCTCTTCTCCTACATCAATAGACCAATCCATTCCAATGTAATCACTTCTTCACCTTCTATTTCTCATTGAGACTAACAATAAAAGGTCATGGTTGCCACTTTAATCTGGCCAAGAAGGTGACCATTTTAAAGAAATAATGGCTGCCTTTTTTTTtccctattttttttatttttatgtagctGGATTCCTCTGCTTTACACCCCAAGAGTTATTACGTGTGTTGTCGCTGACAAACTAAAAGAGAAAGAACGACCCAAACTGCTTTATTACTCCCAGAGAGCTCTGTGAAGACAGCTGCTGTTATCTGTCAATATTTAGAAAGGAGAGAAAAATGTTCCTGAGTCCAGCCTTGGCCTGAAGCTCATTAAGAAGGCTTCACCAGCGCCATCTTGACTGTATCAATACACAATATGGCGGAGACCATGTATCAGTCTACACGGATCATTCAATACAGCAATTCAAATTGAGAAAATCGATTTCATATCCTCGGAACTCCCAAACATTGCTATTCCTTTATCAGTCCATACAAGAAGACCATTGCTTTATGAGGATGTTTAAGTAAATTGCCTTGTCTTCCAAATCCTCTGGAGGCTTTAATGTCCTAGGAAGACGGAAAGCAGGTCAAAGTAGATtaagcaaaaaaaacaaaacgtcTTGCTTTGTTAgttccacaaacacacagtcactttGTGGAAAACTAATATGAACATTGGATTTGCACATCGCAGGCAATTCATTTCAATGCAGAAAATCTGAACCGCCGAAGGAAAAAATAACATTCCGTAAATGATATACAGCCTGTTTGGAGCAAAAGGTTAAGGGACCGGTATCATTGGCGGAGAGTAAAACTTCTGCTTTTCCCAGACAACTTGGAACAGCAAAGAAGACATATTCCACATTCAATAAATGGTATTTTCAAAATACAGACATCAGTGTGGAATCAGTTTTTGGCATAGCAGGACACCAAACTCATCAGCCAAAAGAGCAATTCCCTTTTGTTGAATATTTTATGCAGACCTAATAAACATGGAGTGTACATGTGGAGCCCAATGGCTCTGGTAAAACCATTGATATGAGACCATGTCTTTGGTGTTTGGCCTTGGAGGGGAGACCATGCTGAGCTGTTTATGAGCCTCTTGAACAAAGAATGTACAGTGATCTGACATTCCATAAACTTTAGAAGGCATTTTATCGATGATTAATGTGATTGTCAACAAATCTGCATGCAAATTGTGGGAAATGTCGAATAGCCCTGGGCTACAGAGGCTCTAGACCTGGACTAACTCATAAAATTGTGAGGTGTGAAAAGCCACACAATTTTCCCTTATTAGAAACTATTAACTCTTTGCCTAAAGCTAATCTGATTATCTGAAGCTTGTCTGTCATCAGTAGCTCTCAGCCAAGGTCTACAGTTTAGTTTGCAGATCACTCATATattcacatgacacacacacacacacacaccccaaaaacAATGCCACAAATGCTACCTTTAGCTCCCAATAAGTTGTTACACCATTAATTCTATTTTTATTTGGTGTGATTTACACCCATTTCCTCCATGCAATAGTACAGGAAACAGATGCTAGGAATTGTTATTTTCCTAAATTCCTGGGAGATTCTGGTCAACACTGATGTGCGGGCTTGGCTTTGTACTCGCATGAGAAGGGGTGGTAGACAGTGACTAAATTGACTCCCTGGTTTCCCTGCTCTGATGCTCCATTTCCTCACAGTTTCCACATGCGTATGTCCGTTTGCCCAAAGCCAGGTTGGCCATGCTTTATGGCAGGCTTCCCTCGCGGAACAACCGCTGCGTTTTCCCAGGACAAGGTCAAGACTCGCCCTCTGCTTCTGCTGCGACAGACAGGTGATGGGTGTGACGGCTGTTCCCACACAGAATATGAACTGAATACAGATACATAGAAGAAAGTGGTCGACATACTCTGTTAAGACCCAGTTTTAGGGTGAATCATTATTAAAAAGAGAAATAATTAAAACACCCTGGAATATTGTTGTGGGTAAATAAAACCACAGTTTGTAACAATTCTAGTTAGTTTAATTACGAAATGTTCCTTGAGCCAGGAAAAAAAAATACTTACCTAGGAAACATTAAGGACCTATTACTACTGTTTATGATGTCGACGAGGATTTTGAAAACAAACGATGTATTGTAGGCTATAGCTTCCAACCGTGTATACAATAGGTCAACTGGCTCTCTTGGAATGTGATTAGGCTACAGCAGATATTTCATAGAATTGATATATGCATATGAAAAGTCTTATGGGACGCTTTAATCAGTTGTTGTATTTTTGTTGGTGACCCGCTCTTTGATGGTGTGCACAGTACGCATTTAGAGTGTGGCATCAACCCAATGATAATACTCCAGCCACAAATCATTCATTTTCATGGGCAAGAGCGCCATCTAGAGGAGTTTTGACATTTAAGGGAATGTTTTGACATAGCCTGCCCTATATCTATGCAGAACCCTGCTGAAAATGACAGACACTACTACCTGTTATTGTGGACCATCAAAAGTGTACACAGTGATTTTGAAGCCAATTTGTTCACCAGTTTTAGTGATGGTTCAGTCACGTATTAATGTTGTATTACTGAAAAAGCTGTTGGAATAATCATAGGAATTGCAGATCGGCACATAGTGCCATCTACTGGTCCAATAAGCAATCAGGATAATTTACACAGTATAATTTACTGACAAAAAAATAATAGGTTACAATAAATGAATTTATTCCCCCACATAGCTCAACTGAACGCTTAACATAACAAAATGATTTTTTTACTTTGATTCATACCAGAAGTATGAATAAGAGCCCAAGTCTTCAAGGCCAATGTCTTTACCTCTTTTGGGGAGAAAAATTCAACATGACGGAATAGATGTGGTGGCCGAAGATTCTGCATCTCAACGGTTTAGTTTGAAAGGAATTGACCAGTTGCATGAATGCTCTACATCACCTCAAGATACAGTTGGCAGCAAGCTCCAACTGTATCTGAAGATTTACTGGATAGGAAGCTTTTGCTGACGGGGGCTACTATTACCACAGATATATAGTAAAACATTTGAGTTCTAAAATGGTTATAAAACTTGTATTAAATTATTGTGTTAAGTGCTAGCTTTAAAACCAAAGAGGATGTAATTCCCTTCTATTCCAGGAGCTGGTTACATCATTCATTTGTCTGCCAAAAAACATAATCTAGTGCATGACTGGACAGTTGgaaggtaggtagcctagtggttaatgcattgggccagtaacaggaaggttgctggatcgaatcccagagatgacaaggtaaaattctgtcattctgcccctgagcaaggcaaggttaacccactgttccctggtaggctgtcattgtaaataagaatttgttcttaactgacttgcctagttaaataaaaaaaggcaACTGTGTAACATGTTTTTATGACAGACTATATATTTATCTGCAGGCTTTTAATGCATTTGGTTAAAATCCTTAAAAAAAATGGTATTAAATGAAATTCAAATGTGTCCTTTTGAACAGTGATTGGGTCAATTATAATTGAATTCCAGTCAATttaggaagtaaactgaaatgcCAATTCTCTCCAATGTTTTTCATTGACCAGAATTGACTCCAAACCTGCTTTAAGTATTTTGATGCTCAGGCACTGCATGTCATATGTACCCAACTTTGTGCAAAGAAGAGCATCATCTTAATGTGGTATTTACTCTGCGAGTTTGGGCTGTGATAAACTATTAGTCACATACAATGCGGATTACCCTTGATGTCCTGCAACAAGATGAAAGATGACAAAAACACGTCACTCCTAGAATGTTTTATAGAACCCCAGATTGGGAGAGAAAATACTCCCACCTGTAGCTGGTAATAATGTGTGGGTTGGGTCAGTAGTCTGTGATATATCTCAGTGTCAGGGGGCTGTCACCCCATGTTCAGAGAATATGGGGTGTGATCAACAACCAAACAAACATGCTGTCCAGGGGTTGGGGCAAGGAGAAGTACACAGAGCATCAATCAAACTCCATCTGTGAGGAGCTGATACCGCAGCACACACATGCCTCTACGCTCAGCTCTGCTCAGCTAACCTCCCTCAACACCCAGCCCGCTTCTGTTTTGTGCTATTTCAGTTCAAAATTTGTgatagaaaataaatacaaattaagaGGTTGCTGGTTCATACATTCCTATGCTTTGTCCAAAGCTTACTGTCAAGCGCAGAGGTGCCAAGAATACACCAACGTCAAATAGACAAAGTTGGAAAATGCATATGTAGCATCAGGAGAAAACAAATTATTCAATGTGTTCTGACAATGGTCACGTCACTCCGTTGAAGTAATGTTGAGCCCAGTGTAAAGCCAACTCCTGTTCCAGGCCTCTAAAATGCTTGTTGTGAGCGTTTCCTCCTTCAATCGCACCAGGGTATGACTGACTGCCTGGTTTTTGACAGCATGAATTCAACAAATCCCCTCACATCTGCTGCTCCCCTCAAACAGCAGCGGTTGGCATGGGCTTGGACTGGGCAGCAAGACATTGTTTATGACTGCTGGGCTATCCTTGGCTGTTCCCCCTGCACAACATTTGATCAGGCGTTAATGTTTTACTTCTTAGCTGGTGCTATGGGCAAATgagaaccccccaaaaaaaaaaaaaatcaatgccAATGTTACAGATTGTTCAAAATCAATACAAGACAGAGGCTTTTTCCCATTTCGATGAcattcagaaaaaaacaaaataatcATTGAGATCTATAGCCTCAATAAAGTAACCATTGTTGCGGTAGCATGCAGAGTATTTGCCAACTCCTACACCCAAAGGCGAGAACTCCTGGTACCaaacaaataaaattgtatttgtcacgtgtcaaatacaacaagtgtagaccttactgtgaaatgcttatgggtggccatttgattcattgttcatcagtcttattgcttgggggtagaagctattaaggagccttttggacctagactttgcactccagtaccccttgccatgcggtagcagagaaacagtctatgacttgggtgactggagtctgacagtgTTTTGGGCctacctctgacaccgcctagtatatagttcctggattgcaggaagcttggccccagtgatgtactgggctgtacgcactaccctctgtagcgccttatagtcagatgccgagcagttgccataccaggcggtgatgcaactggtcaacTATTACTGTTCCTTAATTTAGGGAAAGCTCTGAAGCAGAAATAATGTTACCAGGCCTCAATCTCATTACCAGTTTAATTAAGAAATAAATGTGCTGGAACAAACACAGGTGATATGCAATCGACAGTATCAGAGTGAAGGGTGGAACACGGGACTTATTTCATTCAGGGTTATTCATGGCTATAGAATCCTTGTTTTCATCCATTGTAACTGTCTTAATAAAATGCTACGCTATAACAATATAATTAGTCTCTGTAGTTGGAATGATCTTTTACTTAAAAACGGTACAATAATACCATCTATAATATAACAACACTGTAATAACCAAAACAAAGACATACCACACTACAACTCTAAATAGGCAATAAATAGAAATGAAGGTTAATGACAGTGAAATATTGTCATTTTTATTGGGGCTGTATTTTTTCCTGGCACCCTGTAATGGTAATGCCAGACATTATTCCATCCAATAAAACAGTACATGGATACTTGTCCAGATCTGATTTTCAACAAGATTCTATATTTATGGTGAAGCAGCTGATGGCAATAGCATATTCAAGTTGTACTGTCCAATGTCAACACTGACAGTGGTCAAATCCAAAACATTAACTTACGAGTATTCAGATACACATTTTAATGCAAGTGCAAATTGTCTGCTATTTTAAAAAGTGTTACAAATACTGAAAAACAGTTGCATTTCCCTTcattttattttaataaaaaatatctgTATTCATGAACCATACATCTGCAACAAACAAGTTAAATgcacaaaatatttattttgctTTGTAGTTATGGAAAAGTACGGAAAAACCTGGTTAATGTCTAAGGGAAAAACAATCAGCTGTGGCTATTCTGGTACATTGCCTTCAGTGTCCACTAGATAGCAGACAACTTCTTTGTTTCACATGGCACGTACACGGTATGATTAGCCTACAAAGTCATCACAAATGTTAAAGATTATACATTATAATAAAAATATTTCACTTGTATCATTGGacatttaaataaaaaggtaTACTATGCAGCTGAATACATTTACTCTGAATGATTGAtcttaaatcaaatcaacttGCCAGGCCTATCCGGTTCATTATGGTAAAACCGATCCTGGATCAGTTAACGACTGCACGACCAGTTCAGACTTCCTATCACGTGGTGCAGTAGCTTCCTTTCTTCTCAGAACCAAGGAAAGAGAATACTTCGCAAAATGGAGGTGATAAATATGTTGATTGTTTATCGGTGTCTGCATATATTTGCGTTGCACGTAACAATGTAATGTGTATTATGAGCAAACAGGTCTTTGAAAATGATGCAGCGACATAATATGCACATGATTCTAACAGCATTTTTAGGAAGGCaacattaacgttagctagctaacgttagcgccACTGCGTTTCTCAACATTTGGCTAGCAAAATTATCATGCCAGTCAGAGTTCTACGGTTACAGTGTTGCAGTTTTTTTTGTTTATAGAACGTATCCACATCAAACAAGTACTTGGATGTATCATTCAGTGGAATACATTGGCCAAAATTGTAGGTCAAGCCTTAGGTACAGATTGCAACACCAGACAATGTGATGTAACCCTCAAAAATTGGTATCCGGTATACTGGGTGTTACAGGTTAACGTTGGGTAGGTATAACGTTACTGTTTGGTGTAACAGAATTTTCGACCAACCTTAACGATTCGTCGAAACCGGGGTCTCATAAAATGTCATTGTCCAGTTGCAGGAGGTCTGTTTGAATTTAGGAAATGCTCTgtcataataaaaaaatattttgcgccATAAAGGAATCCAACAATGTGAGGCGTGTGTACGCCGCCATCTTGTCTTTTTCAAGTCTTCATTCATTGATTGAGGCAGGTGGATCCACCCCAAAGTGCCGCATGTCATGACAGACACCTGTCTCGATTAACAAGAGAATACTTGAAATGGACAAGATGGCGGAGTACATGTGGTTTGATTACTTAATGGagtcattttattttaaaaatggagAATGTTCTAAATTCAAATGGACAAGGACATTTTATGAGACTCCAGTTTCCAAGATTCTAAGACCATATTGCTAAATTTGGTCAAATTATGTGCTACACCAAACGGTACCAAACCTGTAACTCCCAGTATAATGCATACTAAACAATGTttggttaaatcacattatctggttTTACAGTCTGTAGCTAAAGCATAGACCTAAACTGTAGGACAGGCTATGTATCCCAATGAATGATACATTGAAACACTTGTCGAACTGTGGAGACATTCCATCATTCTACAAATCAAAATTATTGTAACTGTAGAACTCTGACTAGCACGATGCAATTTTCTAGCCAAAAGTTAGAAACGCAGCTgtgctaaagttagctagctagcattttgTCACTACATCATTTTCAAATACCTGTTAGCTACATAATATTTGcactataaaatgtatttttataacaCTTATAAAGTGGCAACTGATTTCCCTAGAATGTCTTAGAGTCTTGGCTAATGAGAAAATTCTAACTTGATACATTTACACTAAGATATTGCAATCTAGGTTATTACAAtgtaaaatgtttgaaataaGAGTCTGTTATTCATACAATTGCATTGTAGTGTGACATGCATACCTGTTTTAAATAATTTTAACAGGGTCATGAACATAGGGAGCCTGAACAGCTCAGGAAGCTGTTCATTGGGGGCCTAAGTTTTGAAACCACTGAGGAAAGTTTAAGGATCCATTTTGAACAATGGGGAAACCTCACAGACAGTGTGGTATGTATGCATTTCACAAGTGTCTGGTATTTACAATGCATTTATATGAGGAGTAATGTGAGCTAATACGTTGGTTTCATGTAGGTAATGCGGGACCCAAACAACAAGCGCTCGAGAGGGTTCGGCTTTGTAACATACTCCTGTGTGGAGGAGGTGGATGCCTGCATGGCAGCTCGCCCTCATAAGGTGGACGGACGTGTTGTTGAACCTAAAAGGGCTGTATCGAGAGAGGTAAGTAAACTCTGCTTCACATTGATTTGCGAATGTCAAAATGTGACAAGTGTGCGCTCACTGCTCAGCTTTTCTTCTGTCACAGGACTCTAACAGACCGGGTGCCCACCTGACAGTGAAGAAGATATTTGTTGGGGGGATCAAGGAAGACACACGGGAGGACCATATCAGGGAGTACTTTGAGACCTACGGGAGGATCGAGACCATTGACATTATGGAGGAACGCGCAACTGGGAAAAAGAGGGGATTCTGCTTTGTCTCATTTGATGACAATGACACTGTGGATAAAATTGTTGGTACGTATGGGGTTGTTGTCGCTTTGAATTGCTCATTTTTAAATATCAGTAAACATTCCTTTGCTGAGGATTTGCCTTGTTTTCTTTTCAGCTCAGAAATACCACACAATAAACAGCCACAATTGCGAAGTCAGAAAAGCACTCCCAAAACAGGAAATGGAGGCGTCCAATCAGAGGAGTAAGCATAATAACCCGTCTTTATTTGTCCAAATGTTTGAATGTTTTAGAGTGGCACATATAGAACATACTTCAGGGTCAATATTGGCATTTTCTTTTTAGATAGGGGTGGTGGCTCTGGAAACTTCATGGGCAGAGGTGGTAACTCTGGTGGTGGCAACTTTGGGCAAGGTAAGTCCCTTTTCCATTTGATATGTGGATACATTTGGAACCGTAATCCCACCGCCAATGTAAATGGAATTATCTTGTGTGTTTACAGGAGGCTACGGTGGCggaagaggaggggatggatacAATGGATACGGTGGAGAGGGTCAGTATTTACGTAACGGATCATCAGATAAGGAGCGGGAACTTGACGATGCATTTCTAAAAGAGAGCTTGCTCAAATCTGAGCGCTTTTCTGTCCAGGTGGAAACTACAGTGGGGGACCTGGCTACAGAGGTGGACGTGGTGGCGGGTATGGGGGAGGAAGTCCTGGGTATGGTAACCAGGGAGGAGGCTTTGGAGGAGGATATGATAACTACAATGACAGAGGCAACTTTAGAGGTACGAACACCTGTTTTAGCCTGTATATATTGTCATGCCACATAATCTGTTTTAATGAGCTGAACCCACAGTAATTGGATGTGACGACATTATTCTAAAAATAAATCCCTGTGACTCGTAGGGAACTTTGGTGGTGGAAGGGGTGGAAATTACAATGACTTTGGCAACTACGGAGGACCGCAATCTAGCTATGGTCCCATGAAGGGGAACAACTTTGGTGGCAGAAACTCTGGTGGTGGCCCCTATGGAGGTGAGTATTCTCTCGCTGAGCTGGATGAGGTGACGTGCTGTCTGATGTTGTGATGACACAACCCTCATCTGTCAATCATTTGTTTATTCCAGGTGGCTACGGCTCAGGCGGTGGAAGTGGGCATGGCTACGGCTCACAGCGATATTGATACTATGACGCTCGGGTAAGTTCCGTTTGAAAACACTGAGCATACCTGACTGTATAGTACAGTGTGAGCCCACGCAACACTAGAATAACTATTTGTTTTATCCTGTATCCATTCAACAGGCTTCAGTTCTTAGCAGGAGAGGAGATGAGCAAGGATTTGTCAGGAAAGCTGCAGGTTACTGTACTTTTAGGCAGTCGTCTGAAAGCATGTAGAGGAACAGAAGTCAGAAAGTTATTGCAGCTTTAATGGGAAACTAATCCTAAGAAAGACTGTACACACAAACTATAAAGTGCAAG is a window from the Oncorhynchus tshawytscha isolate Ot180627B linkage group LG03, Otsh_v2.0, whole genome shotgun sequence genome containing:
- the LOC112236950 gene encoding heterogeneous nuclear ribonucleoprotein A3, translating into MEGHEHREPEQLRKLFIGGLSFETTEESLRIHFEQWGNLTDSVVMRDPNNKRSRGFGFVTYSCVEEVDACMAARPHKVDGRVVEPKRAVSREDSNRPGAHLTVKKIFVGGIKEDTREDHIREYFETYGRIETIDIMEERATGKKRGFCFVSFDDNDTVDKIVAQKYHTINSHNCEVRKALPKQEMEASNQRNRGGGSGNFMGRGGNSGGGNFGQGGYGGGRGGDGYNGYGGEGGNYSGGPGYRGGRGGGYGGGSPGYGNQGGGFGGGYDNYNDRGNFRGNFGGGRGGNYNDFGNYGGPQSSYGPMKGNNFGGRNSGGGPYGGGYGSGGGSGHGYGSQRY